The stretch of DNA GTTTTCGACATGGGACTGAAAATCGGCATGGCGCAGAAAGAGCTCACCGACGAGGCCCGTATTGTGGTCGTATCGTGGAACGAGATTCTTTTCGGCATCATCGTTGATTCAGTCCGGGAGGTATGCACCATTTACGATGCCCGGATCGAATCCGCCGCCCAGATCAACACGTCCATGGACAGGAAATACATTCTCGGCGTGGCAAAGCACGAAGACGGGCGCCTCATCGTCCTTCTCGATCTCGCCGTTCTGTTTGAGATCGATTCCATTTTCAATGAAGAGGCCTCCGGAAGCTGACGATCCTGGATGATCCTTGTCGACCTTCATCTCCACAGCACGTTTTCTGACGGATCCCTGACTCCGGAACAGCTTGCCGCCCAGGGAAAGAAGCGGGGTATTTCCGTGATGAGCCTCACCGACCATGACACAACGGCGGGACTTCCTTCTTTTATGGCCGCCTGTTCCCGGCTCAATGTCAGGGCCGTGCCGGGGGTTGAGCTTTCCGCCGATTATCCCACAACCATGCACATCCTCGGCTACAGGCTGGATTACACCCATCCCCGCCTTGCGGTGACACTTGAATCTGTACGGAAAGCCCGGGACTGGAGAAACGAGGAAATGTGCCGAAACCTCCGCAAACTCGGCTTTGATATCACCCTCGAGGAGGTGGAAGCGGAAGCTGCGGGGGATGTTGTGGCCAGGCCCCACATGGCGAAGGTCATGGTGAGAAAGGGGTATGTGCAGGACGTGGCGTCGGCCTTTTCCAGGTACCTCGGAAATTCGGGGCCCGCATACGCCCAACGTGAACGTCTTTCCCCCGAAGAATGCATTTCCCTCATTCGTGAGACCGGAGGAGTTGCGGTTCTGGCCCACCCGGTCCAGACTGCGGACAACTATGCGGAAATCCGTCTCGTCGCCGGAAAGCTCAAGGAATGGGGGCTCTGGGGCATGGAATGCATCTCGGCCAAACATTCTGCAGAGCAGATTTTTCAGTACCTCTCCATCGCTTCCGGGCTGGGGCTTTTTCCCACTGCGGGAAGCGACTACCATGGGAGTTCCTCCCTTTCTGCGGCCATGGGCATCGCCGTTCCGGAGGATCTGCTCCCCTGGGCGCGCCTGGGCGTAACATTGTAGAATTCCGCCGAAAAGACTTGGAATTTGCAGGAGAAAAAGCGATTTCCGGAGTGAATTGCCCTCCAGAAATCGCTTTTTTGATGTTATCATATCCTGATGAAACGAACCGACACCGTATTTCAAGGAGGAATTTGCTATGTTCCCGATAGATCTGAAGAGCGACACGGTTACCCGTCCGTCGAAAGCGATGCGCCAGGCCATGTGCGATGCGGAAGTGGGGGATGATGTCTACTGCGAGGATCCCACGGTAAACCGCCTTCAGGAAAAGGCGGCGGCCATGACCGGCAAGGAGAATGCCCTTTTCCTTCCCTCCGGTACCATGGGCAACCTCGTGGCGGTGCTCACCCACTGCGGACGGGGTGACGGAGCCATCCTCGGCATCAACAGCCACATCTATTATTACGAGGGAGGCGGCCTCGCCGCTCTCGGAGGAGTTGTACCTCTCACCGCCGACGATTCCTCAGGCCTGATCCCTCCTTCAGAAATCGAGCGCAACTGCCGGCCCGTAAATGTCCATTTTGCTCCCGCGAAGCTCCTTTGCCTGGAAAATACCCACAATAAATGCGGAGGACTCGCCCTTTCACCGGCACAGATGAAGAAAACCACCGATGCCGCAAGGAAGAACGGCCTCTCGGTTCACATCGACGGCGCCCGGATCTTCAATGCCGCTGCGGCATGGAAATGCGATGTCAAGGAATACACAGCCCTGGTGGACTCCATCCAGTTCTGTCTCTCCAAGGGCCTTGGCGCTCCCATCGGCAGCATGCTCTGCGGAAGCGCCGACTTCATAGACAGGGCCCGCCACTGGAGGAAAAAGGTCGGCGGAGGGCTTCGCCAGGCAGGCATTATCGCCGCCGCCGGGCTCTATGCTCTTGAAAACAACGTCGTGCGTCTCTCGGAAGACCACGGGAATGCGGCCATGCTGGCTTCAATGC from Aminivibrio sp. encodes:
- a CDS encoding chemotaxis protein CheW, which gives rise to METLKKDGNMQQKDLESRGSEHITLVFSLRDEAFGLDVNYVREIVRVPAFITRVPNSPGYIRGVINLRGSIVPVFDMGLKIGMAQKELTDEARIVVVSWNEILFGIIVDSVREVCTIYDARIESAAQINTSMDRKYILGVAKHEDGRLIVLLDLAVLFEIDSIFNEEASGS
- the ltaE gene encoding low-specificity L-threonine aldolase — translated: MFPIDLKSDTVTRPSKAMRQAMCDAEVGDDVYCEDPTVNRLQEKAAAMTGKENALFLPSGTMGNLVAVLTHCGRGDGAILGINSHIYYYEGGGLAALGGVVPLTADDSSGLIPPSEIERNCRPVNVHFAPAKLLCLENTHNKCGGLALSPAQMKKTTDAARKNGLSVHIDGARIFNAAAAWKCDVKEYTALVDSIQFCLSKGLGAPIGSMLCGSADFIDRARHWRKKVGGGLRQAGIIAAAGLYALENNVVRLSEDHGNAAMLASMLSAGGLEVEKNPMPTNMVYFHVPEKAGHDLHERCAARGVLFNGAADGRIRLVTHIDVTREQAVRAAEIILEEVSAS
- a CDS encoding PHP domain-containing protein, translated to MILVDLHLHSTFSDGSLTPEQLAAQGKKRGISVMSLTDHDTTAGLPSFMAACSRLNVRAVPGVELSADYPTTMHILGYRLDYTHPRLAVTLESVRKARDWRNEEMCRNLRKLGFDITLEEVEAEAAGDVVARPHMAKVMVRKGYVQDVASAFSRYLGNSGPAYAQRERLSPEECISLIRETGGVAVLAHPVQTADNYAEIRLVAGKLKEWGLWGMECISAKHSAEQIFQYLSIASGLGLFPTAGSDYHGSSSLSAAMGIAVPEDLLPWARLGVTL